A region of uncultured Draconibacterium sp. DNA encodes the following proteins:
- a CDS encoding AMP-binding protein: MQLLDYTLGNILEKWAFETPDKDFIVYPDRNLRFSYKQFNERVDRLAKGLLFIGIKPGDKVGVWAKNVPDWTTLMFATAKIGAILVTVNTNYKLAELEYILKNADINSLFIVDGYRDSDYVKMVFELVPELKTQPRGKLKSEKFPQLKNVGFIGQQKHRGMYNTDELMLLGSHIDDLELESVKIALNCHDVVNMQFTSGTTGFPKGVMLSHHNILNNGFATGECMKYTEDDRLLVCVPLFHCFGCVLAVCSIVTHGATMVFTEDFDPLLVLASVQKEKCTALYGVPTMFIAELNHPMFDMFDLSSLRTGIMAGALCPIETMRQVMDKMNMKDIIIVYGLTESSPGMTATRTHNSVEVRATTVGFEFPNVEVKIVDPETGEECKPGDQGEICCRGYNVMKGYYNNPEETAKVIDKEGWLHSGDLAVKTEDGFYKITGRIKDMIVRGGENIYPREIENYLYRLPQIEAVEVAGVPSQKYGEAVGAFIKLKKGETLSDEEIIDFCRGNIARFKIPKYIFFVDEFPMTASGKIQKYKLSEMSVELCKDQGIEII; this comes from the coding sequence ATGCAGCTACTTGATTATACCTTAGGAAATATACTTGAAAAATGGGCCTTCGAAACACCAGATAAAGATTTTATTGTTTATCCCGATCGTAACCTGCGGTTTTCTTATAAGCAGTTTAACGAACGCGTAGACCGACTGGCAAAAGGGCTGCTTTTTATCGGTATAAAACCGGGAGATAAAGTAGGTGTGTGGGCAAAAAATGTTCCCGACTGGACCACGCTGATGTTTGCCACTGCCAAAATAGGGGCAATTCTGGTAACGGTTAATACCAATTACAAATTAGCGGAACTGGAATATATTCTGAAAAATGCCGATATTAATTCGCTTTTTATTGTTGATGGATACCGCGACAGCGACTATGTGAAAATGGTATTCGAGCTGGTACCCGAGCTAAAAACACAACCACGCGGTAAACTGAAATCAGAAAAATTCCCGCAGCTTAAAAATGTAGGATTTATCGGTCAGCAGAAACATCGGGGAATGTACAATACCGATGAGCTGATGTTGCTGGGAAGCCACATCGATGATCTGGAACTGGAAAGCGTAAAGATAGCGCTCAACTGCCACGATGTGGTGAATATGCAATTCACATCGGGAACAACAGGTTTCCCAAAAGGTGTAATGCTTTCGCATCACAATATTCTGAACAACGGATTTGCAACCGGCGAGTGTATGAAATATACCGAAGACGATCGATTGTTGGTTTGTGTTCCACTATTCCACTGTTTTGGTTGTGTGCTGGCCGTATGTTCCATTGTTACCCACGGAGCTACAATGGTATTCACCGAGGATTTTGATCCTTTGCTGGTACTGGCTTCTGTACAAAAAGAAAAATGTACGGCGCTTTACGGTGTACCAACCATGTTTATTGCCGAGTTGAATCATCCGATGTTCGATATGTTCGATCTGTCGTCGTTACGCACAGGAATTATGGCGGGCGCACTTTGCCCCATCGAAACCATGCGCCAGGTGATGGATAAAATGAACATGAAAGACATTATTATTGTGTATGGCTTAACCGAAAGTTCACCGGGAATGACGGCTACGCGTACACATAATTCGGTTGAAGTTCGGGCTACCACAGTTGGTTTTGAATTCCCGAATGTTGAGGTGAAGATTGTGGATCCTGAAACGGGCGAAGAATGTAAGCCGGGCGACCAGGGTGAAATCTGCTGCCGGGGTTATAATGTAATGAAAGGCTACTACAACAATCCTGAAGAAACTGCAAAGGTTATCGATAAGGAAGGGTGGTTGCACTCGGGCGATCTGGCTGTAAAGACAGAAGATGGATTTTATAAAATTACCGGCCGCATAAAAGATATGATCGTGCGTGGAGGCGAAAATATCTACCCGCGCGAGATTGAAAATTACCTGTATCGTTTGCCGCAAATTGAGGCGGTTGAAGTTGCAGGTGTGCCAAGCCAAAAATATGGCGAAGCTGTTGGGGCCTTTATTAAACTGAAAAAAGGAGAAACACTCAGTGACGAAGAGATCATCGATTTTTGCCGCGGAAATATTGCCCGGTTTAAAATTCCGAAATACATCTTTTTTGTTGATGAATTCCCGATGACCGCCAGCGGAAAGATCCAAAAATACAAACTAAGCGAGATGTCGGTGGAACTATGTAAAGATCAGGGCATAGAGATTATTTAG